One part of the Hyphomicrobiales bacterium genome encodes these proteins:
- a CDS encoding SDR family oxidoreductase has translation MDPIARYSDLKDASVFITGGGSGIGASLTEGFLQQGAKVAFVQRSDATAFADEMGEKYANKPHYMQCDITDLDRLKACIDEAADRHGGLNVLVNNAANDQRHKTLEIDESYWDWATSINMKAYFFACQAAIARMRETGGGTIVNFSSISYMMGNGGMPAYTSSNAAITSLTATLAREFGPEKIRLNALAPGWVLTDKQMDKWATDEALAEHMARQCLKEHLVPEDIVGGTLFLASNASRMMTGQCLVIDGGVVVPG, from the coding sequence ATGGACCCTATTGCACGCTATTCTGACCTGAAGGACGCGAGCGTCTTCATCACCGGAGGCGGGTCCGGCATCGGCGCGTCTCTGACCGAAGGTTTTTTGCAGCAAGGCGCCAAGGTCGCCTTTGTGCAGCGCTCTGACGCGACCGCTTTCGCCGATGAGATGGGCGAGAAATACGCCAACAAACCGCACTACATGCAGTGCGATATTACCGATCTTGATCGGCTGAAGGCCTGCATCGATGAGGCGGCCGACCGCCATGGTGGGCTGAACGTGCTAGTGAACAACGCCGCCAACGATCAGCGTCACAAGACCCTTGAGATCGATGAATCCTATTGGGACTGGGCAACCTCGATCAACATGAAGGCCTACTTCTTTGCCTGTCAGGCGGCGATTGCGCGGATGCGTGAAACCGGTGGCGGCACGATCGTCAATTTTTCCTCTATCAGCTACATGATGGGCAATGGCGGTATGCCCGCTTACACGAGCTCAAACGCAGCCATCACCTCGCTAACCGCCACCTTGGCGCGCGAATTCGGGCCGGAGAAAATCCGTCTCAACGCGCTGGCGCCCGGCTGGGTGCTGACCGACAAGCAGATGGACAAATGGGCGACCGATGAGGCCCTAGCTGAGCATATGGCCCGTCAATGCCTGAAAGAACATCTGGTGCCGGAGGACATTGTTGGCGGCACACTGTTTTTGGCCTCCAATGCAAGCCGCATGATGACCGGTCAGTGCCTGGTGATTGATGGCGGCGTGGTGGTGCCTGGCTGA
- a CDS encoding 2-dehydro-3-deoxygalactonokinase has translation MQAVPAPEWIAVDWGTTHLRAYAMDGAGQVIARGHGLGMGALAAGEDRGDFEDALLGVIDPWLSEGPMSVVMCGMVGSRQGWHEAGYLPVPQALSGLGDALAQVPTKDARLAPFIVPGLSQTDPYDVMRGEETQLAGYVGQAPGANNTVSGRVCLPGTHAKWARLEGGAVTHFSTAMTGELFDLLTEHSILVHSVSDDALDAEAFRDSVLAAYHDPACLTEALFSVRAEGLLAGEDGVRARGRVSGLLVGAELAGAKLEPGEPVTLIGAPKLCVAYTEALAALGLDAGVLDGEAMVLRGLADIHGQLVERRTVPA, from the coding sequence ATGCAAGCGGTGCCAGCCCCCGAATGGATCGCCGTTGATTGGGGCACCACCCATCTGCGTGCCTATGCGATGGACGGTGCCGGCCAGGTGATCGCGCGCGGGCATGGCCTTGGTATGGGCGCGTTGGCGGCCGGTGAAGACCGAGGTGATTTCGAGGACGCTCTGCTCGGTGTGATCGATCCTTGGCTCAGTGAGGGTCCGATGAGCGTCGTTATGTGCGGCATGGTCGGGTCACGCCAGGGCTGGCACGAGGCGGGCTATCTTCCTGTTCCGCAAGCGCTTTCTGGCCTCGGCGATGCCTTGGCGCAGGTGCCGACGAAGGATGCGCGGCTGGCCCCTTTCATCGTGCCGGGCCTCAGCCAAACCGATCCGTATGACGTGATGCGGGGCGAAGAGACCCAGCTTGCGGGTTACGTCGGTCAAGCTCCCGGCGCCAACAACACCGTGTCCGGTCGGGTTTGCCTGCCCGGCACGCACGCCAAATGGGCGCGCCTTGAGGGCGGGGCGGTGACGCATTTTTCCACCGCGATGACCGGCGAACTGTTCGATTTGCTCACCGAACACTCCATTTTGGTGCACTCTGTGAGTGATGATGCGCTGGATGCTGAAGCCTTTCGCGACTCGGTTCTTGCCGCCTATCATGATCCGGCCTGCCTGACCGAGGCGCTGTTTTCGGTCCGCGCCGAAGGTTTGCTTGCCGGCGAGGACGGCGTGCGGGCCCGTGGCCGCGTGTCGGGCCTTCTGGTTGGGGCGGAATTGGCTGGCGCAAAGCTTGAACCGGGTGAGCCGGTGACCTTGATCGGTGCGCCCAAGCTTTGTGTTGCTTACACTGAGGCGCTGGCGGCGCTTGGCCTCGACGCCGGTGTGCTTGATGGCGAAGCGATGGTGCTGCGCGGTTTGGCCGACATTCATGGGCAACTTGTCGAGCGACGCACTGTCCCGGCATGA
- a CDS encoding 2-dehydro-3-deoxy-6-phosphogalactonate aldolase has product MGNLSSDALSRHDERCRTRRFEVSVGARPLVAILRGVTPDMVSEIGEALFAAGITWIEVPLNSPDPLQSIIRLVAKLGDRAVIGAGTVLQVEQVEEVAATGARLIVSPNMNPEIIRLTKAKGMISLPGVFTATECFAALDAGADGLKFFPGDLLGPAGLKALNAVLPSTATTYAVGGVDATNIPYWLAAGANGFGLGSSLYKPGDSAQDVAEKARAIVAAYDAVK; this is encoded by the coding sequence ATGGGCAACTTGTCGAGCGACGCACTGTCCCGGCATGATGAGCGCTGCAGAACGAGGAGGTTTGAAGTGAGTGTTGGAGCGCGGCCTTTGGTGGCCATTTTGCGCGGCGTGACGCCCGATATGGTCAGTGAAATCGGCGAGGCCTTGTTCGCAGCAGGGATTACCTGGATCGAGGTGCCGCTCAACTCGCCTGACCCGCTCCAATCCATCATCCGCCTGGTGGCCAAGCTTGGTGACCGGGCTGTTATCGGCGCAGGCACGGTTCTTCAAGTCGAGCAGGTTGAGGAGGTCGCTGCCACCGGCGCCCGCCTGATCGTGTCGCCGAACATGAACCCGGAGATCATTCGGCTGACCAAGGCCAAGGGAATGATCTCGCTACCCGGTGTATTCACCGCTACGGAATGTTTTGCGGCGCTTGATGCTGGCGCGGATGGGCTGAAATTCTTCCCTGGCGATTTGCTTGGACCTGCAGGCCTGAAAGCGCTGAATGCAGTCCTCCCTTCCACCGCAACCACCTATGCGGTGGGCGGCGTCGATGCGACGAACATCCCCTATTGGCTGGCCGCTGGCGCTAACGGCTTCGGCCTTGGCTCCTCGCTCTATAAGCCAGGCGACAGCGCGCAGGATGTGGCCGAGAAGGCCCGAGCGATCGTTGCGGCCTATGATGCGGTAAAATGA
- a CDS encoding SMP-30/gluconolactonase/LRE family protein yields the protein MMTLTSKEAHLFDATRCELGEGPLWHPELNALFWFDVLGQKLFMRSTTQFRQWLFPEIVSAAGWVDRDTLLVAGETTFWQFDIATGAHEKHVPLDAHDASTRSNDGRVDPWGGFWIGTMGKGAEKGAGGIHRYYRGAVTTLFSSITIPNAIAFAPDKSHATFADTVTGQVMRIELDKTDGSPIGSPEVYLDLTIEGRNPDGAVFDADGRLWLAEWGSSRVACYAPDGSVLAEVTAPTPHTSCPAFGGDDRRTLFITTAQEHLSPTDPGFEKAGQTFCAQVDATGQREHQVTL from the coding sequence ATGATGACGTTAACGTCAAAGGAAGCCCACCTCTTCGATGCCACCCGGTGCGAATTGGGTGAAGGTCCGCTCTGGCACCCTGAGCTCAACGCTCTGTTCTGGTTCGATGTTCTTGGTCAGAAACTGTTCATGCGCTCGACGACGCAGTTCCGCCAATGGCTGTTCCCGGAGATCGTCTCGGCGGCCGGTTGGGTGGACCGTGACACGCTGCTCGTCGCCGGCGAGACGACTTTCTGGCAGTTCGATATTGCGACCGGCGCCCATGAAAAGCATGTGCCACTTGATGCCCATGACGCCAGCACCCGCTCCAATGATGGCCGTGTTGACCCGTGGGGCGGGTTCTGGATTGGCACCATGGGAAAGGGCGCGGAAAAAGGCGCCGGGGGCATCCACCGCTACTATCGCGGCGCGGTCACAACACTGTTCTCTTCGATCACCATCCCCAATGCCATCGCTTTTGCTCCGGACAAATCCCATGCGACGTTCGCCGATACCGTGACGGGCCAAGTCATGCGCATTGAACTCGACAAAACTGACGGATCGCCCATCGGCTCACCGGAGGTTTACCTCGATCTCACGATCGAAGGCCGGAACCCTGATGGCGCAGTGTTCGATGCCGATGGCCGCCTGTGGCTTGCCGAATGGGGCTCTTCGCGGGTCGCTTGCTATGCCCCCGATGGCTCGGTGCTTGCCGAGGTCACGGCGCCAACGCCGCACACATCCTGCCCAGCCTTTGGCGGCGACGATCGGCGGACCTTGTTCATCACCACGGCCCAGGAGCATCTGAGCCCAACCGATCCCGGGTTTGAGAAGGCCGGTCAGACCTTCTGCGCGCAGGTCGATGCCACCGGCCAGCGCGAGCATCAGGTTACACTTTAG
- a CDS encoding TerB family tellurite resistance protein, with the protein MLDRLKALFADPEPAAEAGGAFAPDDARVAVAALLVHMIRIDGVVTEDETSAIRAALDTQFGLSGGDLDEVMEEAQRRDDEAVDLYGFTSILKAKLSEEERIEVIELLWRAVFADGVVNELEDNMVWRTAELLGVSSRDRMILRKRVAGEAQS; encoded by the coding sequence ATGCTTGATCGTCTCAAAGCGCTGTTCGCCGACCCCGAGCCCGCCGCCGAAGCCGGTGGAGCCTTTGCGCCCGACGATGCGCGTGTGGCCGTCGCCGCCTTGCTCGTGCACATGATCCGCATCGACGGGGTCGTGACCGAAGATGAAACATCCGCCATTCGCGCCGCGCTGGACACCCAGTTTGGGCTTTCCGGCGGCGATCTGGACGAGGTGATGGAAGAGGCCCAGCGGCGCGATGATGAAGCGGTCGATCTCTACGGGTTCACCTCGATCTTGAAAGCAAAGCTCTCCGAAGAGGAGCGCATCGAGGTGATCGAACTACTTTGGCGGGCGGTCTTTGCCGATGGCGTCGTCAACGAGTTGGAAGACAATATGGTTTGGCGCACGGCGGAGCTTCTGGGCGTCTCCAGCCGTGACCGGATGATCCTGCGCAAACGCGTGGCCGGCGAGGCTCAGAGTTAA
- a CDS encoding VWA domain-containing protein: MFLKKSPLFTALAHHARAFGQDTNGVVAVIIGLAAVPMIGITGASLDYSRAQDVRSAYQDAADAAALAAATSSHPSFESRQAYARATFDANVPDGGHAISSFALLDHDLGYEVRATGNVDTTLLGIIGIDDIGVGVSAIAAAGSQPLEISFVIDATRSMTFGSRWRTAYDSLDAVLSALDESIDQRDDFTVTVVPMGDRVNIGTHRFEWVEGFAEDQGNDRGRRGHWNDEERERAGDQGRRGWRDESAEALPMAEWRGCVQPREEDDRDNPYLLTDATPAELPFEPFDHRGPSAIHTDRQYQCPLSIIGPSNDVHYVMRELDGIEGAGTGRFDEGLAWGWRTVSSNWSGEWGIANYPSMGDEARKVVVFISDGNSTMEDHEFDGHSEWGYNNSGAAMFDNFATVCDDMKDQGITIYTFYIEGNPYADEYLMACASSPAHYFDVTRNEDMMAAFDAMGASLMEARLVR; this comes from the coding sequence ATGTTTCTCAAAAAGTCGCCTCTTTTCACCGCCCTCGCCCACCATGCGCGGGCCTTTGGTCAAGATACCAACGGCGTTGTTGCGGTGATTATCGGCCTAGCTGCAGTCCCGATGATCGGCATCACCGGCGCCTCCCTGGATTATAGCCGTGCGCAAGATGTGCGCTCCGCGTACCAGGACGCAGCTGATGCGGCTGCCTTGGCGGCGGCGACGAGCAGCCATCCGAGTTTTGAGAGCCGACAGGCTTACGCTCGCGCGACTTTTGACGCCAACGTCCCCGATGGTGGCCACGCCATCAGCAGCTTTGCGCTGTTGGATCATGATCTGGGCTATGAGGTGCGCGCCACGGGCAATGTCGATACCACCTTGCTCGGCATTATCGGGATCGACGATATCGGTGTTGGCGTCAGTGCCATTGCGGCGGCTGGATCGCAGCCGTTGGAAATCTCCTTTGTGATTGATGCGACGCGTTCGATGACGTTTGGATCACGGTGGCGCACAGCCTATGACAGCTTGGATGCGGTCTTGTCGGCGTTGGATGAATCCATCGACCAGCGCGATGATTTCACGGTGACCGTGGTGCCCATGGGAGACCGCGTGAACATCGGCACGCACCGATTTGAATGGGTTGAGGGCTTTGCCGAAGACCAAGGCAATGATCGCGGGCGACGCGGCCACTGGAACGATGAAGAGCGCGAGCGCGCAGGCGACCAGGGGCGCCGCGGGTGGCGTGATGAGTCTGCTGAAGCGTTACCGATGGCCGAATGGCGAGGCTGCGTGCAGCCGCGTGAAGAGGATGACCGCGATAATCCCTATCTGTTGACCGACGCCACACCAGCGGAGCTTCCCTTCGAGCCCTTCGATCATCGCGGACCCAGCGCCATCCATACTGACCGGCAGTATCAATGCCCGCTCAGCATCATTGGGCCGAGCAATGACGTCCACTATGTGATGCGCGAGTTGGACGGGATTGAAGGTGCCGGCACGGGCCGTTTCGATGAAGGGCTCGCCTGGGGCTGGCGGACGGTATCGTCCAACTGGTCCGGTGAATGGGGTATCGCCAACTACCCCAGCATGGGCGATGAAGCGCGCAAGGTCGTTGTGTTCATCTCCGACGGCAACTCGACTATGGAAGACCATGAGTTCGATGGGCACTCGGAGTGGGGCTACAACAATTCTGGTGCAGCGATGTTCGACAATTTCGCCACGGTTTGCGACGACATGAAGGATCAGGGCATCACGATCTACACGTTCTACATTGAGGGCAATCCTTATGCGGATGAGTACTTGATGGCCTGCGCGTCTTCGCCTGCGCACTATTTTGACGTGACGCGCAACGAGGACATGATGGCCGCCTTCGATGCGATGGGTGCCAGCCTGATGGAAGCGCGCCTGGTGCGCTGA
- a CDS encoding glutamine amidotransferase: protein MSADQPILIILHQEHSTPGRVGMKLRERGYRLDIRRPPLGCALPETLDEHAGAVMFGGPMSAYDDEPFLKTETDWIGVPLREEKPFLGLCLGAQIMAKHLGADVKPHPDGLVEVGYYPIAPTPEGEALIHWPDMVYQWHQDGFDLPAGAVRLAKAHGPFPEQAFQVGPSAFGLQFHPELTFAMTYRWTVKGAHRMAAPGAQPRKAHIEGRLRYDAAVDAWLDQFLDLWLASKSDVQAQKNPAVLAAE from the coding sequence ATGTCCGCTGACCAGCCGATCCTCATCATCTTGCATCAGGAGCATTCCACGCCCGGACGGGTTGGGATGAAGCTGCGCGAGCGCGGTTACCGCCTGGACATTCGCCGGCCGCCGCTCGGCTGCGCGTTACCGGAAACGCTGGACGAGCATGCCGGGGCGGTGATGTTTGGCGGGCCGATGTCGGCCTATGATGATGAGCCGTTCCTCAAGACCGAGACCGATTGGATCGGCGTGCCGCTGCGCGAGGAGAAGCCGTTTCTTGGCCTCTGCCTCGGTGCGCAGATCATGGCCAAGCATTTGGGCGCCGACGTCAAGCCGCATCCTGATGGGCTGGTGGAGGTTGGCTACTACCCCATCGCGCCAACGCCCGAGGGTGAGGCGCTGATCCATTGGCCCGATATGGTCTATCAATGGCATCAGGATGGGTTTGATTTGCCCGCAGGTGCCGTGCGGCTTGCCAAGGCCCATGGGCCGTTTCCTGAGCAAGCCTTTCAGGTCGGTCCGTCGGCGTTTGGCCTGCAGTTCCACCCTGAGCTCACCTTCGCCATGACCTATCGCTGGACGGTTAAGGGTGCCCACCGCATGGCGGCGCCCGGTGCGCAGCCGCGCAAGGCGCATATTGAAGGCCGCCTGCGCTATGACGCGGCGGTTGATGCCTGGCTCGACCAGTTTCTGGACCTTTGGCTTGCGTCGAAAAGTGACGTACAGGCACAAAAAAACCCGGCGGTTTTGGCCGCCGAGTGA
- the bfr gene encoding bacterioferritin, with protein MKGSEKVIERLNEALFLELGAINQYWLHYRLLDDWGYAKLAAKERAESIEEMEHADKLVERILFLEGHPNMQTVAPLRIGQTIKEVLEADLAGEYEARAAYSKSYDICEEEGDYVSKKLFEDLLQDEEGHIDFLETQLQLLETIGEERYGLLNASSADSAE; from the coding sequence ATGAAGGGCTCAGAAAAAGTCATCGAACGCCTCAACGAAGCGCTGTTTTTGGAGCTTGGCGCGATCAACCAATATTGGTTGCACTATCGCCTGCTCGATGACTGGGGCTATGCGAAATTGGCGGCCAAGGAACGCGCGGAATCCATCGAAGAGATGGAGCACGCCGACAAGCTGGTCGAGCGCATCCTGTTCCTGGAAGGCCATCCCAACATGCAGACCGTCGCGCCGCTGCGCATCGGTCAGACGATCAAGGAAGTGTTGGAAGCTGATCTGGCCGGCGAGTACGAAGCACGCGCTGCTTATTCGAAGTCCTATGACATTTGTGAAGAAGAGGGCGACTACGTTTCGAAGAAACTGTTTGAGGACCTTCTGCAAGACGAGGAAGGCCATATCGACTTCCTGGAAACGCAGCTGCAGCTTCTCGAAACGATCGGCGAAGAGCGCTACGGCCTGTTGAACGCCAGCTCGGCTGACTCGGCCGAGTAA
- a CDS encoding (2Fe-2S)-binding protein gives MIVCHCNVLTKATISEAIEDLIDEDPYQLITPGLVYRQLGKRGKCCGCFPQVVDLIVQRLEEFQTSNPSYVLERSLAGAATAALRATGVRLALQRD, from the coding sequence ATGATCGTTTGCCACTGCAACGTTCTGACCAAAGCCACCATCAGTGAGGCCATCGAGGACCTCATCGATGAGGATCCCTATCAGCTGATCACACCCGGGCTTGTCTATCGCCAGCTCGGCAAACGCGGAAAATGTTGCGGTTGTTTCCCTCAGGTGGTTGACCTGATCGTGCAAAGATTAGAAGAGTTCCAAACTAGCAATCCAAGCTATGTTCTGGAACGTAGTTTGGCAGGTGCTGCCACGGCTGCGCTGCGCGCGACCGGCGTGCGCCTGGCCTTGCAACGCGATTAG
- a CDS encoding caspase family protein, with protein sequence MEQFERARDLRNPARDARAVAARLSELGYALHGDGAHFNPTRLEMLAMMRDFAAHLPEGATAVVYIAGHGLSEGGDTYLIPADDADLRTRDNLGDHAVALRSLTGRLAARPGINAIVLVDACSANGLRGEGAGSGSAGDLVTGSTGSMSLIYAAAPGQIAADGNGTNSPFTTALLHALETPRAPLDQLFRRLTDHIGTATAGAQTPWIMRSYGDVGPVYLTDR encoded by the coding sequence GTGGAGCAGTTTGAGCGCGCCCGCGATTTGCGCAATCCGGCCCGTGATGCGCGGGCCGTAGCGGCGCGCTTGTCTGAGCTCGGGTATGCGCTTCATGGCGATGGCGCGCATTTCAATCCGACCCGACTAGAGATGCTGGCAATGATGCGCGATTTCGCCGCCCACTTGCCCGAAGGCGCGACGGCGGTGGTCTATATCGCCGGGCATGGCTTGTCGGAGGGCGGCGACACCTATCTCATTCCAGCCGATGATGCGGACCTTCGCACACGCGACAATCTTGGCGACCATGCCGTGGCGCTGCGCTCGCTGACGGGACGGCTGGCGGCTCGGCCTGGCATCAATGCCATCGTCCTGGTGGATGCCTGCAGCGCCAATGGGTTGCGCGGTGAGGGCGCCGGCTCGGGCAGTGCTGGCGATCTGGTGACCGGCTCCACCGGCTCGATGAGCCTTATCTATGCCGCCGCTCCTGGCCAGATCGCGGCTGATGGCAACGGCACCAACAGCCCGTTCACCACCGCGCTGTTACACGCGCTTGAAACCCCGCGTGCGCCGCTCGATCAGCTGTTCCGTCGCCTCACCGACCATATCGGCACGGCCACCGCAGGGGCGCAGACACCCTGGATCATGCGCAGCTATGGCGATGTCGGCCCGGTGTACCTGACCGACCGATAG
- a CDS encoding serine protease produces the protein MPAVSSRALLSGALTTSFFATGLALGVGAMATPAAAFCDDGRVMGGCVTSIDEFPWQVSLFRTGGGTQLGSHFCGGSVVAERWVLTAAHCIEDFLPTDPSPMAVYFGSTSLEQGGQIADVQTIYAHPDYRGVGSDDIALLELRNPISVPPVTLSMDVEARGIERVGTDAIVIGWGNTPGQRDLSGTVGMKGGETVVQTVDVFETSPLLLGAEVPVVDNARCDERGDPEAICAGFRSRPIDACAGDSGGPLMVRTRQGYVQVGLVSGGTLCVDEGERFSTYTRVSAYEDWIRATMAGETEVADLRVYPDFSLAATFADEQIVTGFTPDPIEYPLQAGGYLWAGDVDSSCVGFVAEAPDVRITYEAGDQYPLRFFVEGSADTTLLINWPDGSWFCNDDRVEGDLNPEIYFAQPLAGQYDIWVGTYEDPDTLGGFPDVTLRVSELER, from the coding sequence ATGCCAGCAGTTTCATCGCGCGCGCTCCTTTCCGGCGCGCTGACCACCAGCTTTTTTGCCACCGGGCTGGCGCTCGGCGTCGGCGCCATGGCAACACCCGCCGCGGCCTTTTGCGATGATGGCCGGGTCATGGGCGGCTGCGTGACCAGCATCGATGAGTTCCCCTGGCAGGTCTCATTGTTCCGCACAGGCGGTGGCACGCAGCTCGGATCGCATTTTTGCGGCGGGTCGGTGGTCGCCGAGCGTTGGGTTTTAACCGCGGCGCACTGCATTGAGGATTTTCTGCCCACCGACCCAAGCCCGATGGCGGTGTATTTTGGCTCCACCAGTCTGGAGCAAGGCGGGCAAATCGCCGACGTGCAGACCATCTATGCCCATCCGGACTATCGCGGTGTTGGGTCAGACGACATTGCGCTGCTTGAGCTGCGTAACCCGATCTCGGTGCCACCGGTGACGCTCTCGATGGATGTTGAGGCGCGCGGTATTGAGCGCGTTGGCACCGACGCCATCGTGATTGGGTGGGGCAACACCCCAGGACAGCGCGATCTGTCCGGCACCGTTGGCATGAAGGGCGGCGAGACGGTGGTGCAAACCGTGGATGTGTTTGAAACCTCGCCGCTGCTTTTGGGCGCCGAAGTGCCGGTGGTGGACAATGCCAGGTGCGATGAGCGCGGCGATCCCGAAGCGATCTGCGCTGGGTTTCGCAGCCGGCCGATCGATGCTTGTGCGGGCGATAGTGGCGGTCCGCTGATGGTGCGCACCCGCCAAGGCTATGTGCAGGTGGGCTTGGTCTCAGGCGGCACGCTGTGCGTGGATGAAGGCGAGCGTTTTTCGACGTACACGCGCGTCTCGGCCTATGAGGACTGGATACGCGCCACCATGGCCGGTGAAACCGAGGTAGCCGATTTGCGCGTCTACCCCGACTTCTCGCTGGCTGCGACCTTCGCCGATGAACAGATCGTGACGGGTTTCACGCCTGACCCTATCGAATACCCGCTTCAGGCCGGTGGGTATCTTTGGGCTGGTGATGTGGACAGCAGCTGTGTCGGATTTGTCGCCGAGGCGCCTGACGTACGGATCACCTATGAGGCGGGTGACCAATACCCGCTGCGGTTCTTTGTCGAGGGCAGCGCCGACACGACGCTGCTCATCAACTGGCCCGATGGGTCTTGGTTTTGCAATGATGACCGTGTGGAGGGCGACCTCAACCCGGAAATTTACTTCGCCCAGCCGCTCGCCGGCCAGTACGATATCTGGGTGGGAACATATGAAGACCCCGACACGCTAGGTGGGTTCCCGGATGTGACACTAAGGGTGAGTGAGCTGGAGCGGTAG
- a CDS encoding YdeI/OmpD-associated family protein, with amino-acid sequence MITDIEDYFSKGCGRCPRFDTDRCSTKAWGDGLAKLRAICLSAGLQETVKWGHPCYMHAERNIAIFGAFQDNFRLSFFNAALMKDPEGVLERQGPNTQHADMIRFTSNVGPAEKEGIILAYLNEAKGYAEAGTKPPQDESDIDLPIELVDALDADPELSEAFHALTPGRQKSYVINLNGAKKSETRVTRIKKFRDKIIAGKGAMER; translated from the coding sequence ATGATCACCGACATTGAAGACTATTTCTCGAAAGGCTGCGGGCGATGTCCACGCTTCGACACCGACCGCTGTTCGACGAAGGCGTGGGGCGACGGGCTCGCCAAATTGCGGGCCATCTGCCTTTCGGCTGGTCTCCAGGAGACGGTGAAGTGGGGCCATCCCTGCTATATGCACGCCGAGCGTAATATCGCGATCTTCGGTGCCTTTCAGGACAATTTCCGTCTCAGCTTCTTCAACGCTGCACTCATGAAAGACCCAGAGGGCGTGTTGGAGCGGCAGGGTCCAAACACGCAGCACGCCGACATGATTCGGTTCACGTCCAACGTCGGTCCGGCAGAGAAGGAAGGCATAATCCTCGCCTATCTGAATGAAGCGAAGGGCTATGCGGAAGCCGGAACGAAACCACCCCAAGACGAAAGCGACATCGATCTACCGATTGAGCTTGTCGATGCGCTCGATGCCGACCCGGAGCTGTCGGAGGCGTTCCACGCCCTGACGCCAGGACGTCAGAAAAGCTATGTCATAAACCTCAACGGAGCGAAGAAGTCCGAGACCCGAGTGACCCGGATCAAGAAGTTCCGCGACAAGATCATCGCCGGAAAAGGCGCAATGGAGCGCTAA
- a CDS encoding DUF1801 domain-containing protein gives MKPTTIDQFHAAQTPEDQAICVTLRSIVERGLPEAESKIWHGHPVWFLNGNPIVGYSKLKAGVRLMFWSGADFEEPKLKPGTGKFKDASIHYSDADQIDEDDLRRWLLKGRSIQWDYKNITKRKGKLERLV, from the coding sequence ATGAAGCCGACCACGATTGACCAGTTCCATGCTGCCCAAACTCCAGAAGATCAGGCGATTTGCGTCACCCTGCGATCAATCGTCGAACGCGGCTTGCCGGAGGCTGAAAGCAAGATCTGGCATGGCCATCCGGTCTGGTTCCTCAACGGCAATCCAATCGTCGGATACAGCAAACTGAAAGCCGGTGTGCGGCTAATGTTTTGGAGCGGCGCTGATTTCGAAGAGCCGAAGTTGAAGCCGGGCACGGGCAAGTTCAAAGACGCCTCGATCCATTACTCCGATGCAGATCAGATCGATGAGGACGATCTCCGTCGATGGCTGCTCAAGGGGCGGAGCATCCAGTGGGACTACAAAAACATCACCAAACGAAAGGGCAAGCTGGAACGGCTCGTCTAG